A DNA window from Cervus canadensis isolate Bull #8, Minnesota chromosome 30, ASM1932006v1, whole genome shotgun sequence contains the following coding sequences:
- the LOC122431788 gene encoding cylicin-2-like, translating to MWNNSHGKLTGNWQKSSNTVKTGLCQCVQRELVTQRQKINFGAYDNYVPVSELSKKSWNQQHFALVFPKPPRPGKRRRSKPSQLREDTGPNYDAEKLRGDRKPPLWMHRSLMRISERPSVYLAARSQPPQKATRSSKEDSKTAAKPSSPMLKKSQEDKDKSDSEAEPTVSKEKSRKLSKKEPEAKEEKPDEKKDLKKERKYSKKGKESATESEDEKAGAEKDSKKDKKGSKKGKESPSDSGGEKGDAKKDSKKDKKGSKKGKESPSESEGEKGDAKKDDKKDKKGSKKGKESATESEGEKGDAKKDSKKDKDKKGSKKGKEPDSKEEGEKGDAKKDDKKDKKGSKKGKESATESEGEKKDSKKDKEGKKDAKKAGEKGDESKEKKDSKKKDSKKEKKDEKKPGEAESEPKDAAKKDAKKDAKKDAKKDAKKDAKKDAKKGK from the exons CCAGAAAATAAACTTTGGAGCATATGATAATTACGTTCCAG TCAGTGAATTAAGCAAAAAATCATGGAATCAGCAACACTTTGCCCTGGTATTTCCCAAACCACCAAGGCCAGGAAAAAGAAGGAGATCAAAACCTTCCCAACTACGAGAAGATACAGGTCCT AACTATGATGCAGAGAAGTTAAGGGGAGATCGTAAACCACCTTTATGGATGCACCGTTCTTTAATGAGAATTTCTGAGAGACCATCTGTTTATTTAGCTGCCAGGAGTCAGCCTCCCCAGAAAGCAACTCGTTCCTCCAAGGAAGATTCTAAAACAGCAGCAAAACCTTCATCTCCGATGCTTAAGAAAAGTCAAGAAGACAAGGACAAATCAGATTCAGAAGCAGAGCCCACAGTTTCAAAGGAAAAATCCAGGAAACTTTCAAAGAAAGAACCAGAAGCTAAAGAAGAGAAACCAGatgaaaagaaagatttaaaaaaagagagaaaatattcaaagaaggGTAAGGAATCAGCGACAGAATCTGAAGATGAAAAAGCGGGTGCAGAGAAAGATTCTAAAAAAGATAAGAAGGGGTCAAAGAAGGGCAAGGAGTCTCCTTCAGATTCAGGAGGTGAAAAAGGAGATGCAAAGAAAGATTCTAAAAAAGATAAGAAGGGGTCAAAGAAGGGCAAGGAATCTCCTTCAGAATCAGAAGGTGAAAAGGGAGATGCAAAGAAAGATGacaaaaaagataagaaaggtTCAAAGAAGGGCAAGGAATCTGCTACAGAAtcagaaggtgaaaaaggagatgCAAAGAAAGATTccaaaaaagataaagataagaAAGGTTCAAAGAAGGGCAAGGAGCCTGATTCAAAGgaagaaggtgaaaaaggagatgcaaagaaagatgacaaaaaagataagaaaggtTCAAAGAAGGGCAAAGAGTCTGCTACAGAATCGGAAGGTGAAAAGAAAGATTCAAAGAAGgataaggaagggaaaaaagatgcAAAGAAAGCAGGTGAGAAAGGTGAtgaatcaaaggaaaagaaagattcaaAGAAGAAggatagtaaaaaagaaaagaaagatgagaagaagCCTGGTGAGGCAGAAAGTGAACCAAAGGATGCAGCCAAGAAGGATGCCAAGAAGGATGCCAAGAAGGATGCCAAGAAGGATGCCAAGAAAGATGCCAAGAAAGATGCCAAAAAGGGAAAGTAG